One genomic segment of Planctomycetia bacterium includes these proteins:
- a CDS encoding general secretion pathway protein GspD — TPFVVSVIPVVGDFAAAQQPVIVVLNEGTSLSVQAVVSNDRRFVRLTLVPVFSQIGDVNTFTFEGSQTSTRNSSSETNGPGTQNDIDEQTTTSSGTTVQLPTFAFQTVTTTVSVPDGGTVLLGGIKRMTEVRHENGVPMLSKIPYINRLFENVAIGKASESLMMMVTPRIIIQSEEEEAIGVVPPAP; from the coding sequence AACGCCGTTCGTCGTGAGCGTGATCCCGGTCGTCGGCGATTTCGCCGCGGCCCAACAACCGGTCATCGTCGTGCTCAACGAAGGAACTTCGCTCAGCGTGCAAGCGGTCGTGTCGAACGATCGACGCTTCGTGCGGCTCACGCTGGTCCCGGTCTTCAGCCAGATCGGCGACGTGAATACCTTCACCTTCGAAGGCTCGCAAACCTCGACTCGCAATTCGAGCTCGGAAACGAACGGTCCGGGCACGCAGAACGATATCGACGAACAAACGACGACGAGCAGCGGCACCACGGTGCAGTTGCCGACCTTCGCCTTCCAAACGGTGACGACGACGGTCAGCGTGCCCGACGGCGGTACGGTGCTCTTAGGCGGTATCAAGCGGATGACGGAAGTTCGCCATGAGAACGGCGTGCCGATGCTCAGCAAGATCCCGTACATCAATCGGTTGTTCGAAAACGTCGCGATCGGCAAGGCTTCCGAAAGCTTGATGATGATGGTCACGCCACGCATCATCATCCAGTCGGAAGAAGAAGAAGCGATCGGCGTCGTCCCACCGGCTCCTTAA
- a CDS encoding DUF423 domain-containing protein, with protein MKPQLWFVCGALLSALGVVNGAFGAHYLPTRLPDLYADVPTEKLPLGGISRLLEKRYADYDTGVRYQMYHAFGLMLLGVVASQRKSALWSVVGFCFFFGTLLFSGCLYALVLTNQTILGAIVPIGGVLFIVGWLTLAIAVYKQTTATAGTGA; from the coding sequence GTGAAACCGCAACTCTGGTTCGTGTGCGGCGCTTTGTTGTCAGCGCTGGGAGTCGTCAACGGCGCGTTCGGTGCGCATTACCTGCCGACGCGTCTCCCGGATCTCTACGCCGATGTGCCGACCGAAAAGCTCCCACTCGGCGGCATTTCTCGACTGCTTGAAAAGCGCTACGCCGACTACGACACCGGCGTTCGTTATCAGATGTATCACGCCTTCGGATTGATGTTGCTCGGCGTCGTAGCGTCGCAGCGCAAGTCGGCGCTCTGGTCGGTCGTCGGCTTTTGCTTCTTCTTCGGAACGTTGCTGTTCTCCGGCTGTCTCTATGCCCTGGTCTTGACGAATCAGACGATCCTCGGGGCGATCGTGCCGATCGGCGGGGTGTTGTTCATCGTCGGCTGGTTGACGCTGGCGATCGCCGTCTATAAGCAAACCACTGCGACTGCCGGGACCGGTGCGTAA
- a CDS encoding sigma-70 family RNA polymerase sigma factor, translating into MATCLFDNDTDLETGTYRCTVAELVLAAQDGDREAFGTLVERYQGSVFHNALKRTRDHGEAQELVQEVFVQALRKIGQLRTPEAFGGWLRSITARLAINRATRRQAVQPLENETLEANFVERQTPLADALKTERAKSVRAGLKKLKTLDRNTLVAFYVEGQSLAEMSTKFASPIGTIKRRLHTARKRLAVELKELAIA; encoded by the coding sequence ATGGCGACTTGCTTGTTCGATAACGATACGGATCTGGAAACCGGCACCTACCGCTGTACCGTGGCCGAGCTCGTCTTGGCCGCCCAGGATGGCGACCGAGAAGCGTTCGGCACGCTCGTCGAGCGTTACCAAGGGTCGGTCTTTCACAATGCTTTGAAGCGAACTCGCGACCACGGCGAGGCGCAAGAACTCGTGCAGGAAGTGTTCGTCCAGGCTTTGCGAAAGATCGGGCAATTGCGGACCCCGGAGGCGTTCGGCGGTTGGCTGCGGTCGATCACCGCCCGGTTGGCGATCAACCGAGCGACCCGACGGCAAGCGGTTCAGCCGTTGGAAAACGAAACGCTCGAGGCCAACTTCGTCGAACGACAAACGCCGCTTGCCGACGCCTTGAAAACCGAACGGGCCAAGAGCGTGCGAGCCGGCTTGAAGAAGCTGAAGACGCTCGATCGGAACACGCTCGTCGCGTTCTACGTCGAGGGGCAATCGCTGGCCGAGATGAGCACGAAGTTCGCGTCGCCGATCGGCACCATCAAGCGCCGGTTGCACACGGCGAGAAAGCGGCTCGCCGTGGAATTGAAGGAATTGGCGATCGCATAA